Proteins from one Daphnia pulicaria isolate SC F1-1A chromosome 3, SC_F0-13Bv2, whole genome shotgun sequence genomic window:
- the LOC124328249 gene encoding chromosome transmission fidelity protein 8 homolog produces MQIIIQSTGNINEYLMIEFQGDLETKSEEALGSKLIGDLHFNHEGHPIMIIGHHILHGKVQDLDKPLVVITKENDNVPDENNVTYGVTAVIKKKMIFKTRPKPIVGEMIKKL; encoded by the exons ATGCAAATCATCATCCAATC AACAGGAAACATCAATGAATATCTAATGATAGAGTTCCAAGGTGACCTTGAGACCAAGTCAGAAGAGGCCCTGGGAAGCAAATTAATTGGTGATTTGCATTTTAATCATGAG GGACACCCCATCATGATTATTGGGCACCACATTCTCCATGGAAAAGTTCAAGATCTTGATAAACCCTTAGTAGTCATTACGAAAGAAAACGACAATGTTCCAGATGAGAATAACGTCACATATGGTGTCACAGCCGTtatcaagaaaaagatgataTTTAAAACTCGACCCAAACCGATAGTTGGCGAAATGATAAAGAAATTGTGA
- the LOC124328244 gene encoding uncharacterized protein LOC124328244 isoform X2 translates to MSSSTCSTSRLIRFQLLLLSLPIVIFLVCQQGDAARTASDRQTTGQHWAANNNNNNNNNLKRHGRRQHNSRPCFICPGSSMLISPDRYDDADVAYNGVDAQQHDGAVRMPEPVVRPCLYSNKYQKGKMRTQVVLGPQPGTVLDQGTHRVVVKVAYQLDSDNNITDRSLAPRHHAYCRYTLQVMPSSLAAEEESREPVRLCRPPPSPEHGRVACSSVGDDVSITTCRYTCDEGYVTPKTDRHLVHQDWDCYSDPGTSRPPKCIKFESPVPLDPSQCSGLNLTVPDFDPVQLPLPKFQTPAVNSAVYVTCDLNVIQAATNGSSISPTVFKRLCVAKNNETDAKFNCNYDIQIHLDPTSGRTVMFAEFRFQLGRLLPTSSYPTSWCDDRAVVERIMETAKTGLLQSNAEPCQTANCSLLTAQCHREISNNKSSGAVLNLAWTVAASYQPFSYDDYFYEGSEVPEGEMLIEKIKAETEVLIQTNLDFRKKLETAGGDLLDKTFQLAKLDLICPLPGYVVNASTNNCQKCPPNTFQQKSVCQLCPERTYQDRAGQTECRPCPNRPSVTVKSSEHYNSRCRPSRPDHASIVALTKLPNRKSSSSTIQTRQLSSSASGKLGKIAAAHSQTSPNHNDKFTSSSKYKNRRHHQHPVSHQQPYQQLATGRSAVSRNSFTSPAINDTAGIVDDDEDPCSPNPCLAGGTCFRSTRYADNNRIVSSFKCSCRVGTKGIHCETPYCPTLYCLNGGTCHVNRQVKGNLGRDLLNCTCPLGFTGSRCEHRRQSNNNNHVKIRHNRHHSLHHQPNGSVNFNGDVTRANKTIGASSRGAAGLMGTYCASNPCKNGGRCVDNSHAAPGYFTCFCPPNFQGELCDFTPCPTSIARTSCPMSFHYPLTSAGRSRKRHSCWIQTSTGRRQCYWPPHPPSPASKSSSPAAPLYEIA, encoded by the exons ATGTCGTCGTCGACCTGTAGCACCAGCAGGCTCATCCGCTTTCAACTGCTGTTATTATCGTTACCCATCGTCATCTTTTTGG TTTGCCAGCAGGGTGATGCTGCAAGAACGGCGAGCGACAGACAGACGACCGGCCAGCATTGggcagccaacaacaacaacaacaacaacaacaacctcaaACGGCACGGTCGGAGGCAGCACAACAGTCGGCCGTGTTTCATCTGCCCAGGAAGTTCGATGCTGATTTCTCCCGATAGATACGACGACGCCGACGTGGCGTACAACGGCGTGGACGCCCAACAACACGACGGCGCCGTCCGCATGCCCGAACCCGTCGTCCGCCCCTGCCTCTATTCCAACAA gtatcaAAAAGGAAAGATGAGAACGCAGGTGGTCCTGGGTCCGCAGCCGGGGACCGTGCTGGATCAGGGAACGCATCGGGTGGTTGTCAAGGTGGCCTATCAGTTGGACAGTGACAACAACATCACTGACAGATCTTTAGCCCCGAGACATCACGCTTACTGTCGCTACACCCTACAAGTTATGCCCTCGTCATTGGCTGCAG AGGAGGAGAGTCGTGAACCGGTGAGATTGTGTCGGCCGCCTCCGTCGCCCGAACACGGCCGGGTCGCTTGTTCTTCGGTCGGCGATGACGTCAGTATCACGACCTGCCGTTACACGTGCGACGAAGGATACGTCACGCCCAAAACTGACCGCCATCTCGTCCACCAAGACTGGGACTGCTACAGCGACCCTGGAACCAGTCGACCACCCAAGTGCATCA AGTTTGAATCGCCCGTTCCATTGGACCCGAGCCAGTGCTCCGGATTGAATTTGACCGTGCCGGATTTCGACCCAGTCCAACTTCCATTGCCGAAATTCCAGACTCCGGCCGTCAACAGCGCCGTTTACGTCACGTGCGATCTTAATGTCATCCAGGCGGCCACCAACGGGTCCAGCATCAGTCCCACCGTCTTCAAACGGCTTTGCGTGGCGAAAAACAACGAGACGGACGCCAAATTCAACTGCAACTACGACATCCAAATTCATC TTGATCCCACTTCGGGCAGGACCGTGATGTTTGCCGAATTCCGGTTCCAGCTCGGACGTTTGCTGCCAACGAGTTCCTATCCAACTTCCTGGTGCGATGATAGAGCCGTTGTTGAGCGGATCATGGAGACGGCCAAGACGGGTCTACTTCAGAGCAATGCCGAGCCTTGTCAGACTGCCAATTGTAGTCTATTGACGGCCCAATGCCATCGTGAAATCTCAAATAACAAAAG TTCTGGCGCCGTGCTCAATTTAGCATGGACCGTGGCGGCCAGTTATCAACCGTTCAGTTACGACGATTACTTTTACGAAGGCTCAGAAGTTCCCGAAGGCGAAATGCTGATCGAAAAGATCAAA GCTGAAACGGAAGTTTTGATTCAAACGAATTTGGATTTCCGGAAGAAATTGGAAACGGCCGGCGGTGACCTACTCGACAAGACTTTTCAGCTGGCCAAACTCGATTTGATTTGCCCTCTGCCGGGTTACGTTGTCAACGCATCCACCAACAACTGCC aaaaatgtccaCCAAACACTTTCCAGCAGAAAAGCGTCTGCCAGTTGTGTCCAGAGCGAACCTATCAAGATCGAGCTGGACAGACGGAATGCCGGCCGTGTCCGAATCGCCCGTCTGTAACCGTCAAGTCATCTGAGCATTACAACTCTCGGTGTCGACCCAGTCGGCCCGATCACGCATCCATTGTGGCCCTGACAAAGCTGCCAAACCGCAAGTCATCGTCCAGCACCATCCAGACTCggcaactttcttcttctgcttccgGGAAACTGGGCAAAATTGCAGCCGCTCACAGTCAAACGAGCCCCAATCACAATGATAAattcaccagcagcagcaagtacAAAAATCGGAGACATCACCAGCATCCGGTTTCACATCAGCAGCCGTACCAGCAGCTGGCAACCGGACGCTCGGCCGTTTCCCGAAATTCTTTCACATCGCCAGCAATCAACGACACGGCGGGcatcgtcgacgacgacgaagatcCGTGTTCTCCTAATCCTTGTCTGGCCGGAGGCACTTGTTTCCGGTCGACGCGCTACGCCGATAATAACCGGATCGTCAGCAGTTTCAAATGTTCGTGCCGAGTCGGAACCAAAG GTATTCACTGCGAGACGCCGTACTGTCCCACTTTGTATTGTCTCAATGGTGGCACGTGTCACGTCAACCGACAAGTCAAAGGCAATCTAGGACGTGACTTGTTGAACTGTACATGCCCGCTAGGCTTCACGGGCTCCCGCTGCGAGCATCGACGCCaatcgaacaacaacaatcacgTCAAGATCCGCCACAATCGTCATCACAGTCTCCACCACCAACCAAATGGTTCCGTCAACTTCAAC GGTGACGTGACCCGGGCCAACAAAACAATCGGCGCCAGCAGCAGAGGAGCTGCGGGACTAATGGGCACTTACTGCGCTTCCAATCCGTGCAAAAACGGCGGCCGCTGCGTCGACAACTCTCACGCCGCTCCCGGATACTTCACCTGCTTCTGTCCGCCTAATTTCCAAG GCGAATTGTGCGATTTCACACCTTGTCCGACCTCGATCGCTAGGACGTCGTGTCCCATGTCTTTTCATTATCCGTTAACGTCGGCGGGCCGTAGCCGGAAAAGGCATTCCTGTTGGATCCAGACATCAACTGGACGCCGCCAGTGTTACTGGCCGCCACATCCGCCATCGCCAGCGTCGAAATCATCATCCCCTGCTGCACCTCTCTACGAAATAGCCTAG
- the LOC124328244 gene encoding uncharacterized protein LOC124328244 isoform X1 — protein MSSSTCSTSRLIRFQLLLLSLPIVIFLVCQQGDAARTASDRQTTGQHWAANNNNNNNNNLKRHGRRQHNSRPCFICPGSSMLISPDRYDDADVAYNGVDAQQHDGAVRMPEPVVRPCLYSNKYQKGKMRTQVVLGPQPGTVLDQGTHRVVVKVAYQLDSDNNITDRSLAPRHHAYCRYTLQVMPSSLAAAEEESREPVRLCRPPPSPEHGRVACSSVGDDVSITTCRYTCDEGYVTPKTDRHLVHQDWDCYSDPGTSRPPKCIKFESPVPLDPSQCSGLNLTVPDFDPVQLPLPKFQTPAVNSAVYVTCDLNVIQAATNGSSISPTVFKRLCVAKNNETDAKFNCNYDIQIHLDPTSGRTVMFAEFRFQLGRLLPTSSYPTSWCDDRAVVERIMETAKTGLLQSNAEPCQTANCSLLTAQCHREISNNKSSGAVLNLAWTVAASYQPFSYDDYFYEGSEVPEGEMLIEKIKAETEVLIQTNLDFRKKLETAGGDLLDKTFQLAKLDLICPLPGYVVNASTNNCQKCPPNTFQQKSVCQLCPERTYQDRAGQTECRPCPNRPSVTVKSSEHYNSRCRPSRPDHASIVALTKLPNRKSSSSTIQTRQLSSSASGKLGKIAAAHSQTSPNHNDKFTSSSKYKNRRHHQHPVSHQQPYQQLATGRSAVSRNSFTSPAINDTAGIVDDDEDPCSPNPCLAGGTCFRSTRYADNNRIVSSFKCSCRVGTKGIHCETPYCPTLYCLNGGTCHVNRQVKGNLGRDLLNCTCPLGFTGSRCEHRRQSNNNNHVKIRHNRHHSLHHQPNGSVNFNGDVTRANKTIGASSRGAAGLMGTYCASNPCKNGGRCVDNSHAAPGYFTCFCPPNFQGELCDFTPCPTSIARTSCPMSFHYPLTSAGRSRKRHSCWIQTSTGRRQCYWPPHPPSPASKSSSPAAPLYEIA, from the exons ATGTCGTCGTCGACCTGTAGCACCAGCAGGCTCATCCGCTTTCAACTGCTGTTATTATCGTTACCCATCGTCATCTTTTTGG TTTGCCAGCAGGGTGATGCTGCAAGAACGGCGAGCGACAGACAGACGACCGGCCAGCATTGggcagccaacaacaacaacaacaacaacaacaacctcaaACGGCACGGTCGGAGGCAGCACAACAGTCGGCCGTGTTTCATCTGCCCAGGAAGTTCGATGCTGATTTCTCCCGATAGATACGACGACGCCGACGTGGCGTACAACGGCGTGGACGCCCAACAACACGACGGCGCCGTCCGCATGCCCGAACCCGTCGTCCGCCCCTGCCTCTATTCCAACAA gtatcaAAAAGGAAAGATGAGAACGCAGGTGGTCCTGGGTCCGCAGCCGGGGACCGTGCTGGATCAGGGAACGCATCGGGTGGTTGTCAAGGTGGCCTATCAGTTGGACAGTGACAACAACATCACTGACAGATCTTTAGCCCCGAGACATCACGCTTACTGTCGCTACACCCTACAAGTTATGCCCTCGTCATTGGCTGCAG CAGAGGAGGAGAGTCGTGAACCGGTGAGATTGTGTCGGCCGCCTCCGTCGCCCGAACACGGCCGGGTCGCTTGTTCTTCGGTCGGCGATGACGTCAGTATCACGACCTGCCGTTACACGTGCGACGAAGGATACGTCACGCCCAAAACTGACCGCCATCTCGTCCACCAAGACTGGGACTGCTACAGCGACCCTGGAACCAGTCGACCACCCAAGTGCATCA AGTTTGAATCGCCCGTTCCATTGGACCCGAGCCAGTGCTCCGGATTGAATTTGACCGTGCCGGATTTCGACCCAGTCCAACTTCCATTGCCGAAATTCCAGACTCCGGCCGTCAACAGCGCCGTTTACGTCACGTGCGATCTTAATGTCATCCAGGCGGCCACCAACGGGTCCAGCATCAGTCCCACCGTCTTCAAACGGCTTTGCGTGGCGAAAAACAACGAGACGGACGCCAAATTCAACTGCAACTACGACATCCAAATTCATC TTGATCCCACTTCGGGCAGGACCGTGATGTTTGCCGAATTCCGGTTCCAGCTCGGACGTTTGCTGCCAACGAGTTCCTATCCAACTTCCTGGTGCGATGATAGAGCCGTTGTTGAGCGGATCATGGAGACGGCCAAGACGGGTCTACTTCAGAGCAATGCCGAGCCTTGTCAGACTGCCAATTGTAGTCTATTGACGGCCCAATGCCATCGTGAAATCTCAAATAACAAAAG TTCTGGCGCCGTGCTCAATTTAGCATGGACCGTGGCGGCCAGTTATCAACCGTTCAGTTACGACGATTACTTTTACGAAGGCTCAGAAGTTCCCGAAGGCGAAATGCTGATCGAAAAGATCAAA GCTGAAACGGAAGTTTTGATTCAAACGAATTTGGATTTCCGGAAGAAATTGGAAACGGCCGGCGGTGACCTACTCGACAAGACTTTTCAGCTGGCCAAACTCGATTTGATTTGCCCTCTGCCGGGTTACGTTGTCAACGCATCCACCAACAACTGCC aaaaatgtccaCCAAACACTTTCCAGCAGAAAAGCGTCTGCCAGTTGTGTCCAGAGCGAACCTATCAAGATCGAGCTGGACAGACGGAATGCCGGCCGTGTCCGAATCGCCCGTCTGTAACCGTCAAGTCATCTGAGCATTACAACTCTCGGTGTCGACCCAGTCGGCCCGATCACGCATCCATTGTGGCCCTGACAAAGCTGCCAAACCGCAAGTCATCGTCCAGCACCATCCAGACTCggcaactttcttcttctgcttccgGGAAACTGGGCAAAATTGCAGCCGCTCACAGTCAAACGAGCCCCAATCACAATGATAAattcaccagcagcagcaagtacAAAAATCGGAGACATCACCAGCATCCGGTTTCACATCAGCAGCCGTACCAGCAGCTGGCAACCGGACGCTCGGCCGTTTCCCGAAATTCTTTCACATCGCCAGCAATCAACGACACGGCGGGcatcgtcgacgacgacgaagatcCGTGTTCTCCTAATCCTTGTCTGGCCGGAGGCACTTGTTTCCGGTCGACGCGCTACGCCGATAATAACCGGATCGTCAGCAGTTTCAAATGTTCGTGCCGAGTCGGAACCAAAG GTATTCACTGCGAGACGCCGTACTGTCCCACTTTGTATTGTCTCAATGGTGGCACGTGTCACGTCAACCGACAAGTCAAAGGCAATCTAGGACGTGACTTGTTGAACTGTACATGCCCGCTAGGCTTCACGGGCTCCCGCTGCGAGCATCGACGCCaatcgaacaacaacaatcacgTCAAGATCCGCCACAATCGTCATCACAGTCTCCACCACCAACCAAATGGTTCCGTCAACTTCAAC GGTGACGTGACCCGGGCCAACAAAACAATCGGCGCCAGCAGCAGAGGAGCTGCGGGACTAATGGGCACTTACTGCGCTTCCAATCCGTGCAAAAACGGCGGCCGCTGCGTCGACAACTCTCACGCCGCTCCCGGATACTTCACCTGCTTCTGTCCGCCTAATTTCCAAG GCGAATTGTGCGATTTCACACCTTGTCCGACCTCGATCGCTAGGACGTCGTGTCCCATGTCTTTTCATTATCCGTTAACGTCGGCGGGCCGTAGCCGGAAAAGGCATTCCTGTTGGATCCAGACATCAACTGGACGCCGCCAGTGTTACTGGCCGCCACATCCGCCATCGCCAGCGTCGAAATCATCATCCCCTGCTGCACCTCTCTACGAAATAGCCTAG
- the LOC124328244 gene encoding uncharacterized protein LOC124328244 isoform X3 has translation MSSSTCSTSRLIRFQLLLLSLPIVIFLVCQQGDAARTASDRQTTGQHWAANNNNNNNNNLKRHGRRQHNSRPCFICPGSSMLISPDRYDDADVAYNGVDAQQHDGAVRMPEPVVRPCLYSNKYQKGKMRTQVVLGPQPGTVLDQGTHRVVVKVAYQLDSDNNITDRSLAPRHHAYCRYTLQVMPSSLAAAEEESREPVRLCRPPPSPEHGRVACSSVGDDVSITTCRYTCDEGYVTPKTDRHLVHQDWDCYSDPGTSRPPKCIKFESPVPLDPSQCSGLNLTVPDFDPVQLPLPKFQTPAVNSAVYVTCDLNVIQAATNGSSISPTVFKRLCVAKNNETDAKFNCNYDIQIHLDPTSGRTVMFAEFRFQLGRLLPTSSYPTSWCDDRAVVERIMETAKTGLLQSNAEPCQTANCSLLTAQCHREISNNKSSGAVLNLAWTVAASYQPFSYDDYFYEGSEVPEGEMLIEKIKAETEVLIQTNLDFRKKLETAGGDLLDKTFQLAKLDLICPLPGYVVNASTNNCQKCPPNTFQQKSVCQLCPERTYQDRAGQTECRPCPNRPSVTVKSSEHYNSRCRPSRPDHASIVALTKLPNRKSSSSTIQTRQLSSSASGKLGKIAAAHSQTSPNHNDKFTSSSKYKNRRHHQHPVSHQQPYQQLATGRSAVSRNSFTSPAINDTAGIVDDDEDPCSPNPCLAGGTCFRSTRYADNNRIVSSFKCSCRVGTKGIHCETPYCPTLYCLNGGTCHVNRQVKGNLGRDLLNCTCPLGFTGSRCEHRRQSNNNNHVKIRHNRHHSLHHQPNGSVNFNQQLSSLRWYVSRVT, from the exons ATGTCGTCGTCGACCTGTAGCACCAGCAGGCTCATCCGCTTTCAACTGCTGTTATTATCGTTACCCATCGTCATCTTTTTGG TTTGCCAGCAGGGTGATGCTGCAAGAACGGCGAGCGACAGACAGACGACCGGCCAGCATTGggcagccaacaacaacaacaacaacaacaacaacctcaaACGGCACGGTCGGAGGCAGCACAACAGTCGGCCGTGTTTCATCTGCCCAGGAAGTTCGATGCTGATTTCTCCCGATAGATACGACGACGCCGACGTGGCGTACAACGGCGTGGACGCCCAACAACACGACGGCGCCGTCCGCATGCCCGAACCCGTCGTCCGCCCCTGCCTCTATTCCAACAA gtatcaAAAAGGAAAGATGAGAACGCAGGTGGTCCTGGGTCCGCAGCCGGGGACCGTGCTGGATCAGGGAACGCATCGGGTGGTTGTCAAGGTGGCCTATCAGTTGGACAGTGACAACAACATCACTGACAGATCTTTAGCCCCGAGACATCACGCTTACTGTCGCTACACCCTACAAGTTATGCCCTCGTCATTGGCTGCAG CAGAGGAGGAGAGTCGTGAACCGGTGAGATTGTGTCGGCCGCCTCCGTCGCCCGAACACGGCCGGGTCGCTTGTTCTTCGGTCGGCGATGACGTCAGTATCACGACCTGCCGTTACACGTGCGACGAAGGATACGTCACGCCCAAAACTGACCGCCATCTCGTCCACCAAGACTGGGACTGCTACAGCGACCCTGGAACCAGTCGACCACCCAAGTGCATCA AGTTTGAATCGCCCGTTCCATTGGACCCGAGCCAGTGCTCCGGATTGAATTTGACCGTGCCGGATTTCGACCCAGTCCAACTTCCATTGCCGAAATTCCAGACTCCGGCCGTCAACAGCGCCGTTTACGTCACGTGCGATCTTAATGTCATCCAGGCGGCCACCAACGGGTCCAGCATCAGTCCCACCGTCTTCAAACGGCTTTGCGTGGCGAAAAACAACGAGACGGACGCCAAATTCAACTGCAACTACGACATCCAAATTCATC TTGATCCCACTTCGGGCAGGACCGTGATGTTTGCCGAATTCCGGTTCCAGCTCGGACGTTTGCTGCCAACGAGTTCCTATCCAACTTCCTGGTGCGATGATAGAGCCGTTGTTGAGCGGATCATGGAGACGGCCAAGACGGGTCTACTTCAGAGCAATGCCGAGCCTTGTCAGACTGCCAATTGTAGTCTATTGACGGCCCAATGCCATCGTGAAATCTCAAATAACAAAAG TTCTGGCGCCGTGCTCAATTTAGCATGGACCGTGGCGGCCAGTTATCAACCGTTCAGTTACGACGATTACTTTTACGAAGGCTCAGAAGTTCCCGAAGGCGAAATGCTGATCGAAAAGATCAAA GCTGAAACGGAAGTTTTGATTCAAACGAATTTGGATTTCCGGAAGAAATTGGAAACGGCCGGCGGTGACCTACTCGACAAGACTTTTCAGCTGGCCAAACTCGATTTGATTTGCCCTCTGCCGGGTTACGTTGTCAACGCATCCACCAACAACTGCC aaaaatgtccaCCAAACACTTTCCAGCAGAAAAGCGTCTGCCAGTTGTGTCCAGAGCGAACCTATCAAGATCGAGCTGGACAGACGGAATGCCGGCCGTGTCCGAATCGCCCGTCTGTAACCGTCAAGTCATCTGAGCATTACAACTCTCGGTGTCGACCCAGTCGGCCCGATCACGCATCCATTGTGGCCCTGACAAAGCTGCCAAACCGCAAGTCATCGTCCAGCACCATCCAGACTCggcaactttcttcttctgcttccgGGAAACTGGGCAAAATTGCAGCCGCTCACAGTCAAACGAGCCCCAATCACAATGATAAattcaccagcagcagcaagtacAAAAATCGGAGACATCACCAGCATCCGGTTTCACATCAGCAGCCGTACCAGCAGCTGGCAACCGGACGCTCGGCCGTTTCCCGAAATTCTTTCACATCGCCAGCAATCAACGACACGGCGGGcatcgtcgacgacgacgaagatcCGTGTTCTCCTAATCCTTGTCTGGCCGGAGGCACTTGTTTCCGGTCGACGCGCTACGCCGATAATAACCGGATCGTCAGCAGTTTCAAATGTTCGTGCCGAGTCGGAACCAAAG GTATTCACTGCGAGACGCCGTACTGTCCCACTTTGTATTGTCTCAATGGTGGCACGTGTCACGTCAACCGACAAGTCAAAGGCAATCTAGGACGTGACTTGTTGAACTGTACATGCCCGCTAGGCTTCACGGGCTCCCGCTGCGAGCATCGACGCCaatcgaacaacaacaatcacgTCAAGATCCGCCACAATCGTCATCACAGTCTCCACCACCAACCAAATGGTTCCGTCAACTTCAAC cagcagctttcATCACTCCGGTGGTACGTTTCCAGGGTGACGTGA
- the LOC124328246 gene encoding uncharacterized protein LOC124328246: MTQSSYHQGKSETVELAKALEHIESALSGVLGRIQRLNDESQQAKTEISQTFGRQLSHLHNRETQLLRQVDVIFRSRGELLQKQLAYCYRVLGALETSRKWSEQLQKYSCDLTIDSREFEEMKKWATSIPLNWTLNEAPLNEAIANFGNVDMDGVLLLPNSEQSSCLPSRVEEYFEEEHQVLNKPLHSNIIDIKFPKLPKDYSYWLSRPTQQEEKPDSGYGPYRKGTDSYKPCDVQTWLGCLQSETAPEPMDGVSDSSPELVMLSDTASLNSKDSDSIEIVSIANMCLKFSNEHGEGVGACQKVLGDFEIENLADNFNACLKAEKQRWLVSESKENIRDIPISKACRANSVCGSYDACVCEINCHDLSQKNRNEKEKQENKGNDYRVWLHPATPPTTSLANNSIPQLSLFSNDDYTIWLHPDSLASMTKSTSNKIPELPSVSSEEDYRKWLHPESLAGARASKDVANYSFKYQNLNPDASETGFNFMDSLVTKTASASNGGNIWLASSPINQTSTMLHSGLSVSDALNEMRQTSGKLAQIQNSWAQWLNR, from the exons ATGACCCAATCAAGTTATCACCAAGGAAAGTCTGAAACTGTAGAACTAGCTAAAGCACTTGAACACATAGAAAGTGCTCTTTCTGGTGTACTTGGAAGAATCCAACGACTGAATGATGAATCCCAACAAGCCAAAACTGAAATATCTCAAACGTTTGGAAGGCAGCTATCTCACCTTCACAACCGTGAAACTCAACTTCTTAGGCAGGTGGATGTAATCTTTCGCTCCAGAGGTGAACTACTTCAGAAACAATTAGCATACTGTTACCGCGTTCTCGGAGCATTAGAGACGTCTCGAAAGTGGTCAGAGCAATTGCAAAAGTATAGCTGTGATTTGACGATCGATAGCAGGGAATTTGAGGA GATGAAAAAATGGGCTACATCTATCCCACTAAACTGGACTTTAAATGAAGCTCCTTTGAATGAGGCTATTGCAAATTTTGGAAATGTAGATATGGATGGAGTCCTCCTACTTCCCAATTCAGAGCAATCTAGTTGTCTTCCTAGCAG GGTTgaagaatattttgaagaagaaCACCAAGTTCTGAATAAACCATTACATTCAAATATAATTGACATCAAGTTTCCCAAGCTACCCAAAGATTATTCATATTGGCTGTCTCGTCCAACACAACAAGAAGAGAAACCAGACTCTGGTTATGGACCATATCGAAAA GGTACGGACAGCTATAAACCGTGTGACGTTCAGACTTGGTTGGGCTGCCTTCAATCGGAAACTGCTCCTGAACCAATGGACGGTGTTTCTGATTCCTCCCCCGAGTTGGTTATGCTCTCGGATACCGCTTCTTTAAACAGCAAAGACTCCGATAGCATTGAAATAGTATCGATTGCAAATATGTGCCTCAAATTCAGCAATGAA caCGGTGAAGGGGTTGGTGCCTGCCAGAAAGTGTTGGGTGATTTTGAGATTGAAAACTTGGCTGATAATTTCAATGCCTGCTTAAAAGCCGAAAAACAACGCTGGCTGGTATCAGaatcgaaagaaaatattagaGACATTCCAATCTCAAAG GCTTGTCGTGCCAATTCAGTTTGTGGTTCGTATGATGCGTGCGTATGCGAAATCAACTGTCACGACCTATCTCAGAAGAACCGcaatgagaaagaaaagcaagaaaataaaggaaatgatTATCGCGTGTGGCTTCACCCTGCTACTCCGCCGACGACGTCTTTGGCAAACAACAGTATCCCACAATTGTCACTCTTTTCTAATGATGACTACACCATTTGGCTTCATCCCGACTCCCTTGCTTCCATGACCAAATCTACTTCCAATAAGATTCCTGAACTCCCATCTGTTTCGTCCGAGGAAGATTATCGTAAGTGGCTGCATCCTGAATCATTGGCAGGAGCGCGCGCGTCAAAAGATGTCGCCAATTATTCGTTTAAATATCAAAATCTCAACCCGGACGCTTCAGAAACCGGATTCAACTTCATGGATTCTCTGGTGACGAAGACGGCCTCGGCCTCTAATGGCGGCAATATTTGGTTGGCAAGTAGTCCTATTAATCAAACATCGACCATGCTACACTCAGGGCTATCTGTCAGCGATGCGCTCAACGAAATGAGGCAAACTAGCGGAAAGTTGGCACAAATTCAGAATAGTTGGGCTCAATGGTTGAATCGTTAA